A DNA window from Pseudomonas sp. GD03919 contains the following coding sequences:
- a CDS encoding PLP-dependent aminotransferase family protein — MTNLLLYQRIAQQLAEDIRRGVYQPGERVPSVRKMSAQLNVSHATVLQAYANLEDQGLIRARPQSGFYVHQTPALTAPTPDIAKVERPGLVTRASIINQVLTESRREGVFPLGAAVPHVDYLPVRALHQQLAKVTRFHSPRAFSYMFSPGFEPLRRQVAIRMRDAGVVVDPSEVVITHGCVDALQMSLRVLTKPGDLIAVESPTYYGLLQLADLLGLKVIEIPCDPTTGISLEALQLAANQWPIKALVLTARLSNPLGGTIPEERQRQLLRLAGDYDFQIVEDDIYGELMFEQGPTKALKSHDRDSRVIYCSSFSKTLSPGVRIGWIVAGKYQDEIQRLQTFSTHSACSVTQMAVAAYLENGGYDRHLRHIRQEYRKNLNAFQLAVQQYFPVGTQMTRPKGGFILWVSLPARVNTKHLHVRALQQGISIAPGLIFSNTEQFNHCVRLNCGIPWNREAERALMTLGMLATQLCQEAGGSWED, encoded by the coding sequence ATGACCAATCTGCTGCTCTATCAACGTATCGCCCAGCAGTTGGCCGAGGATATTCGTCGCGGCGTCTATCAGCCTGGCGAGCGTGTGCCGTCGGTGCGCAAGATGAGCGCCCAGCTCAATGTCAGCCACGCCACGGTGTTGCAGGCCTATGCCAATCTCGAAGATCAGGGGCTGATTCGTGCACGCCCGCAGTCGGGCTTCTACGTGCACCAGACACCGGCGCTGACTGCGCCGACGCCGGATATCGCCAAGGTCGAACGGCCTGGTCTGGTCACCCGCGCCAGTATCATCAACCAGGTTCTCACCGAGTCGCGTCGTGAAGGTGTGTTTCCGCTGGGCGCTGCGGTGCCGCATGTCGACTATTTGCCGGTACGGGCGCTGCACCAGCAACTGGCCAAGGTTACGCGGTTTCATAGTCCGCGTGCTTTCAGCTACATGTTCAGCCCCGGTTTCGAACCGTTGCGCCGCCAGGTGGCGATCCGCATGCGTGATGCCGGTGTGGTGGTCGATCCGTCCGAGGTGGTGATCACCCATGGCTGCGTCGATGCGCTGCAGATGAGCCTGCGCGTGTTGACCAAGCCAGGTGACCTGATCGCGGTGGAGTCGCCGACCTACTATGGTCTGCTGCAACTGGCCGATCTGCTCGGCCTTAAGGTCATCGAGATCCCGTGTGACCCCACCACCGGCATCAGCCTCGAAGCGCTGCAACTGGCGGCCAACCAGTGGCCGATCAAGGCACTGGTGCTGACGGCGCGGCTGTCCAATCCGCTCGGTGGCACCATCCCCGAGGAGCGTCAGCGTCAGTTGTTGCGCTTGGCTGGCGATTACGATTTCCAGATCGTCGAGGACGATATTTACGGCGAGCTGATGTTCGAACAGGGGCCGACCAAGGCGCTGAAATCCCATGACCGCGACAGCCGGGTGATCTATTGCTCGAGCTTCTCCAAGACGTTGTCGCCCGGTGTGCGCATTGGCTGGATAGTCGCCGGCAAGTATCAGGACGAGATCCAGCGGCTGCAGACCTTCTCCACCCATTCGGCGTGCAGCGTCACCCAGATGGCGGTGGCGGCTTATCTGGAGAACGGTGGCTATGACCGCCATCTGCGGCATATCCGCCAGGAGTACCGCAAGAACCTCAATGCCTTCCAGCTGGCGGTGCAGCAGTACTTTCCGGTCGGTACGCAGATGACCCGACCCAAGGGCGGCTTTATCCTCTGGGTCAGCCTGCCGGCGCGGGTCAACACCAAGCATCTGCATGTGCGCGCGCTGCAGCAGGGCATCTCCATCGCACCGGGACTGATCTTCAGCAACACCGAGCAGTTCAACCATTGCGTACGCCTTAACTGCGGCATCCCGTGGAATCGCGAGGCGGAGAGGGCGTTGATGACCTTGGGCATGCTGGCCACGCAGCTGTGCCAGGAAGCGGGAGGCTCCTGGGAGGATTAA
- a CDS encoding OmpA family protein produces the protein MKTFGHFGTVVLAGVVLSGCVSSQPASEQALEEARISFQSVKEDPNVLRAAPKYVIRAGESLARAERLSSYWGSGDDVRHYAYLSQRYAEIARQHSDISLNQERAAKLELERQRLQLTLREAKLLSVQQHNGWLEEQMVSLATSETERGLVMTLGDMLFDAGRADLQPAANRTVLKLVQFLQINPQRRVRIEGYTDNTGDAAENLELSRARAQAVADLLVDLGVDAKRIEVVGYGVDFPVAENASARGRAQNRRVEIVFSDERGQLGAER, from the coding sequence ATGAAGACTTTCGGTCATTTCGGCACGGTGGTACTGGCTGGTGTCGTTTTGAGCGGCTGCGTCAGCAGTCAGCCGGCAAGCGAGCAGGCTCTGGAGGAGGCGCGTATCAGCTTCCAGTCGGTCAAGGAGGATCCTAATGTACTGCGTGCCGCGCCCAAGTATGTGATTCGCGCAGGCGAGTCCCTGGCGCGTGCCGAGCGACTGTCCAGTTATTGGGGCAGTGGCGACGATGTACGTCATTACGCCTACCTCAGTCAGCGCTATGCCGAGATCGCTCGTCAACATAGCGATATCAGCCTCAACCAGGAGCGTGCGGCCAAGCTGGAACTGGAGCGTCAGCGTCTGCAACTGACCCTGCGTGAAGCCAAACTGCTCAGTGTGCAGCAGCACAACGGCTGGTTGGAAGAGCAGATGGTCAGCCTCGCCACCAGCGAGACCGAGCGTGGTCTGGTGATGACCCTGGGCGATATGTTGTTCGACGCCGGTCGCGCCGATCTGCAGCCGGCCGCTAATCGCACCGTGCTCAAGCTCGTGCAGTTCCTGCAGATCAACCCGCAGCGGCGCGTGCGTATCGAGGGTTACACCGACAATACCGGCGATGCGGCGGAGAATCTCGAACTGTCGCGCGCGCGCGCACAGGCTGTGGCCGACCTGCTGGTCGACCTGGGTGTGGATGCCAAGCGTATTGAGGTGGTTGGCTACGGCGTGGACTTTCCCGTTGCAGAAAACGCCTCGGCACGTGGTCGGGCGCAAAATCGCCGGGTGGAAATCGTCTTTTCCGATGAACGAGGCCAGCTTGGCGCAGAGCGTTGA
- a CDS encoding DUF4398 domain-containing protein — MINRTLPLLLALGLTACASDPAPIEQLRLTEQALAQAKSLGAVSEQSASLLQAESKLAQAKSAMQDGENKQARQLAEQAELDARLAEAEHLNAKGREQLTELNQRIGRLRQQLGAM, encoded by the coding sequence GTGATCAATCGAACCCTTCCCTTGCTGCTGGCGCTGGGCCTGACGGCCTGTGCCAGCGATCCTGCTCCCATCGAGCAGCTGCGGCTGACCGAACAGGCGTTGGCGCAGGCCAAATCCCTGGGTGCCGTCAGCGAGCAATCCGCTTCATTGCTACAAGCCGAAAGCAAGCTCGCCCAGGCTAAGAGCGCCATGCAGGACGGCGAAAACAAACAGGCACGGCAACTCGCCGAGCAGGCCGAACTGGATGCACGCCTGGCCGAGGCTGAGCATCTGAACGCCAAGGGCCGTGAGCAACTGACCGAGCTCAATCAGCGTATCGGTCGGCTGCGCCAGCAATTGGGGGCGATGTGA
- a CDS encoding substrate-binding periplasmic protein, with translation MPERCLFKSLLLWCALVVMPTAALAAGKCERLVATGNPEYPPYLWRDPQNPQQLVGANADSLKHLGKELGVVIDVIYTGPWSRAQDEVRTGRVDLIAGAFITLPRLEQMDYVHPAFFYTPSVVWVRKGEAFPYRSWIDLQGHTGDTLVGNSFGQQFDTFAKQNLTLEGVSSLTQAFQKLLLGRTDYVLYERYPGLALAETLGMDDDLEVLDPPISSEGLYLTLSHNSACNEPWLRGQLARKMTEMVAAGLPEQFLQRNLDLWKAQQMQPDPVGDVTQ, from the coding sequence ATGCCTGAGCGTTGTCTGTTTAAGTCGCTGTTGTTGTGGTGCGCACTGGTCGTCATGCCAACTGCGGCCCTTGCTGCTGGTAAATGCGAGCGCCTGGTGGCGACCGGTAACCCCGAGTATCCGCCCTATCTCTGGCGTGATCCGCAGAACCCGCAGCAACTGGTCGGCGCAAATGCCGATTCGCTCAAGCATTTGGGTAAAGAGCTGGGTGTGGTGATCGACGTGATTTACACCGGGCCATGGTCACGCGCGCAGGATGAAGTTCGTACCGGTCGTGTCGATCTGATCGCGGGCGCGTTCATCACTCTGCCGCGTCTAGAGCAAATGGATTATGTGCACCCAGCGTTCTTCTATACGCCCAGCGTAGTCTGGGTGCGCAAGGGTGAAGCCTTCCCCTATCGCAGCTGGATCGACCTGCAGGGACATACCGGCGATACGCTGGTGGGCAACAGTTTCGGTCAGCAGTTCGATACCTTTGCCAAGCAGAACCTGACGCTCGAAGGGGTATCGAGCCTGACTCAGGCCTTCCAGAAGTTGCTGCTCGGTCGCACCGATTATGTGCTGTACGAACGCTATCCTGGCCTGGCACTCGCTGAAACGCTGGGTATGGATGATGACCTCGAGGTGCTGGATCCGCCGATTTCCAGCGAAGGCCTCTACCTTACCCTGTCGCATAATTCGGCGTGCAACGAGCCTTGGCTGCGTGGCCAACTGGCGCGGAAGATGACAGAAATGGTCGCCGCCGGGCTGCCTGAGCAGTTCCTGCAACGCAATCTGGATCTGTGGAAGGCGCAGCAGATGCAGCCTGATCCGGTTGGCGACGTCACTCAGTAG
- a CDS encoding alpha/beta fold hydrolase yields the protein MKKLLFALLLLLSGSAATLYFFPATQLASLRLLEQYRAGLAHEQLTVHNLNIHYYQGGPASAETLVLLHGFAADKDNWLRFARHLTANYRVIALDLPGFGDSDLPSGSYDTGTQAERLADILDAMGIQQAHVLGNSMGGQIAALFAARYPERVRSLALFANAGIDSPHKSELYRLLARGEPNPLVIRQPQDFDKLLHFIFVEPPYLPESLKRYLGERAMARAGHYETVFKQLRERAIALEPQLTRIQAPTLLLWGKQDRVLDVSSIEVMQPLLRQHSVVIMDDVGHAPMLERPEESALLYRRFLEGLK from the coding sequence ATGAAAAAACTGCTGTTCGCGCTGCTGCTCCTGCTGTCAGGTAGCGCAGCTACGCTGTATTTCTTTCCTGCGACTCAACTGGCCAGCCTGCGTCTGCTGGAACAGTACCGCGCCGGTCTCGCTCACGAGCAGCTGACTGTCCATAATCTTAACATCCATTACTACCAGGGAGGGCCGGCAAGCGCTGAAACGCTGGTGCTGCTTCATGGTTTTGCCGCCGACAAGGATAACTGGCTGCGCTTTGCTCGCCACCTGACCGCGAACTATCGCGTCATTGCCCTGGATCTGCCAGGCTTCGGCGACAGCGATCTGCCTAGCGGTAGCTACGATACCGGCACTCAGGCCGAACGTCTGGCGGATATTCTCGACGCCATGGGTATCCAGCAGGCGCACGTGCTGGGTAACTCGATGGGCGGACAAATCGCCGCCCTCTTCGCCGCACGCTACCCGGAACGCGTCCGCTCGCTGGCGCTGTTCGCCAATGCCGGAATCGACAGCCCGCACAAGAGCGAGCTATATCGCCTGCTCGCTCGTGGCGAGCCCAATCCCCTGGTGATCAGGCAGCCGCAGGATTTTGACAAGCTGCTGCACTTCATCTTCGTCGAGCCGCCCTATCTGCCCGAGTCGCTCAAGCGCTATCTGGGTGAGCGCGCCATGGCCCGTGCCGGGCATTACGAGACGGTGTTCAAGCAGTTACGGGAACGCGCCATTGCTCTGGAGCCCCAGCTGACAAGAATCCAGGCACCCACCTTACTGCTGTGGGGCAAACAGGATCGAGTGCTGGACGTATCCAGCATCGAAGTCATGCAACCGTTGCTGCGCCAGCACAGCGTGGTGATCATGGATGACGTTGGTCACGCCCCCATGCTTGAACGCCCCGAAGAAAGCGCCCTGCTCTACCGGCGGTTTCTGGAGGGTCTGAAGTGA